In a single window of the Candidatus Methylomirabilis limnetica genome:
- the coaBC gene encoding bifunctional phosphopantothenoylcysteine decarboxylase/phosphopantothenate--cysteine ligase CoaBC, producing the protein MDNGQMTLQGKQIVLGVTGSIAAYKAVELVRALTTAGAGVRVVMTASAQRFVTPLTFATLSRQAVMTDRVTLEDETTMPHIATAHEADLLLVAPATANTIAKFAQGLADDLLSTLFLAWTRPVVLAPAMDAAMYRHPAVQENLARLQGWGVRLVGPATGELASGVWGPGRLSEIGEIVQAVTETLCPVRDLCGEVILITAGPTREPIDPVRYLSTRASGKMGYALAEEAVARGARTILVSGPTHVSPPTGVELIQIETALQMRTAVLDRLAEATVVIKAAAVSDYRVAQPADAKLSKGEAPLTLELVPTPDILKEIGAQKGARIVVGFAAETGEVVRRAHHKLMAKQLDLIVANDVSQAGAGFACDTNLVILLDPAGGAEELPLLPKRQVARHILDRVVGLRQQKNRVEGGG; encoded by the coding sequence GTGGACAACGGGCAAATGACGCTACAGGGGAAACAGATCGTGCTGGGCGTGACCGGGAGTATCGCCGCCTATAAGGCCGTAGAGCTTGTGCGGGCGCTCACCACGGCGGGGGCCGGTGTTCGGGTCGTCATGACCGCCTCGGCCCAGCGCTTTGTGACCCCCCTGACGTTTGCCACCCTCTCGCGGCAGGCGGTAATGACCGACCGTGTGACCCTGGAGGACGAGACGACGATGCCGCACATCGCCACGGCGCATGAGGCCGACCTGCTCCTGGTCGCGCCTGCCACCGCCAATACCATCGCCAAGTTCGCTCAGGGGCTGGCCGACGATCTACTGAGCACCCTCTTCCTGGCGTGGACGCGGCCGGTTGTGCTTGCGCCCGCCATGGACGCGGCCATGTACCGCCACCCCGCCGTTCAAGAGAATCTGGCGCGATTGCAGGGCTGGGGGGTGCGACTTGTGGGTCCGGCGACTGGTGAGCTGGCCTCGGGCGTGTGGGGTCCCGGCCGTCTGTCCGAGATCGGCGAGATCGTGCAGGCCGTGACCGAGACGCTCTGTCCCGTACGCGACCTGTGCGGCGAGGTGATCCTGATCACCGCCGGCCCGACGCGTGAGCCGATCGATCCGGTACGCTACCTCAGTACCCGCGCCTCCGGCAAGATGGGGTACGCCCTGGCAGAGGAAGCGGTGGCGCGAGGCGCGCGTACCATCCTGGTCAGTGGCCCGACCCACGTGAGCCCGCCTACGGGGGTCGAACTCATCCAGATCGAGACCGCCCTGCAGATGCGCACGGCTGTGCTGGACCGATTGGCCGAGGCTACGGTGGTGATCAAAGCAGCCGCGGTCAGCGATTATCGTGTCGCGCAGCCGGCTGACGCCAAGCTCTCGAAAGGCGAGGCGCCCCTGACGCTGGAACTGGTGCCTACTCCGGACATCCTTAAAGAGATTGGTGCTCAGAAGGGCGCACGGATTGTCGTCGGCTTCGCGGCCGAGACCGGCGAGGTTGTGCGGCGGGCTCACCATAAGCTGATGGCCAAGCAGCTCGACCTGATCGTGGCGAACGACGTGAGCCAGGCCGGGGCCGGGTTCGCGTGCGACACCAATCTGGTGATCCTACTCGATCCGGCAGGGGGGGCTGAAGAGCTCCCACTGCTTCCCAAACGGCAGGTGGCGCGTCACATCCTCGACCGCGTGGTGGGCCTCCGGCAGCAGAAAAACAGGGTAGAGGGTGGAGGGTAG